In Cryptomeria japonica chromosome 1, Sugi_1.0, whole genome shotgun sequence, the sequence AAAAACATTATTTGTAATAAATATAATATTGTTTTTCATAACGACATTAATTGTAACAAATGTTTTTATATGAATACAAGAAAAAGTTATGTCAAGGTGAAATCATAATAAATACGAAAACAACAATAATTTCTATCATAATAAATACTATTTAATgttcaaatataaataaaaaataatattgtaaAAAGATATTAAAGAACAACTTTAATTAACCAAAAAACTTCACAacaaaactaataattaaataaataatatttttacaaTATATCGTATTATGTGATCCTTTATAGATCACTGATAAAAATGGACTAAAGAATTCAACTTAAATTCCCaataaaaataattacaaaacagaattttttattttatctgtTATGGATCACCACAATACCTACCACACGGGGACTAATAATAACTAATTTCAATTGATCGGGAGATATCATGGCTGCAATAATTTCTTTTGTCCCTTAAAATTAAAGAAGGTGATATGAACTTAGAAAGGGATTTTAATGTCGGTTCCTTTCGGAAAAGGACAACTACTAGACCCTTCCTAAAGCTACTCTCACAAAATTTTCACATCGTAAACTATTCAAATTCGCCAACTGCTCTCTCACGTATGGTGGAAACCTCCACTTTCTCACGTATTTAAAATATCTTTTAGCAAAAGCAAAAGCtgcataaatttaattattatactAACATAAGGACGCAATCCCGATACCAAATTTTCATTAGTGAATCAACTAGCCACGTTAAACatatcaaaaatataaatataaattgaaTATGATGTTTTGTTTATAAATATTCATCTCATTCAACTTAAGTGGGTTTACTTTCAAATGAAAATGTCTATACTAAACATTTAGAtaattttttcaacaaaaaaattgtaatttaATATGGGATATCTAATTTTGCATACCACAAATTTTAAATAGTATATTAGATTTTGATGAGTTTGTTTTATTGTAGTTTTCGTATGTGATTTAACTACTTTAGCTAATGGGTAGTAATGATACATGTTATGGGATCCATTATATGAAGAAGGGTAAAATGGTGGTCATTTCAATGTGCCATGTGATACCTACTTAAAGACGTCCCAATAATcgtgcactacaaccacctcaaaaattgCCACTACTTATGCATTTTGGAGGTACAAATGAGTGATTATTAATACATATGAACTTCATTAATGATCTTtaactttttttatttctttaaagttagtaattaagAGATTGGGTGAACAAAGAAATGTTCAATAGATGTTAGTGCCCTACATCTAGGGGAAGCGCACCAGTAGTCGTTATAACTAACTTTGCGACCCACAAATTTTAAATGatacatcaaattttgacattttttttaattgCCTCTACAtgtgacttaattgcttatagctattgttctagcttctCAGTAGTAAGGACATACGTCAGATTCATTATGTGTGCAAGAGTAAAAGAAGTGCTCATTTCAAAGTGTTGTATGATACCTACttatacctacttaaagatgctctAATAACTGTACACTACAACAACCTCAAAAATGGTCAATACTTATTGGACAAATGTCTCAATAGTGATGCACTCTGAGTATCAATAAAGTTGCACATCTTCCTCTTATTAAAATCTAAATATTCTAATTATTAGAGTTAAAGTGAGCAGCTATTATTccatgtaaaatttattaatgaatattttttttatttatttatttttaattaataaatgaaaggtTGGATGAACAAGGAATAAATGATAATTAGAATATAAGTGATAATTGGTAGTGATGCTTTTCCCTGCatacatttttccaaaaatataataataatttaacatTAGGATACCTAGCTCATCACTACTTTCTACTTTACAATGTGTTGATAAGAACACAATCCTTTGGCCCATGTCGAACAGATAGATAATTTTAGCATATTCGGAATGCCTTTGGAGCATATCCTCAATGCCTTGGGAGCATATCATATCATAACCTCTGTGACGTAAAGGGGGCAAGCGACGCTTAGCCATAAGCACTTCGGCAACTCttttacatattttttatttttgatctaCCGACCATGATATACATGACGGACAAGTGTGGGTCGATGTGTACCGCCAGTGAACTGTCACGGGCCCCCGAATGGGCGGGAATGGGATGGGTAAGGTAATGGCCGGTAGGGCGGCACCGGCTACCGAGGCGACCGGTCCGAGCCGAGGCATAATATAAACCGCACGGGATGCTTCGTCTTCAAAGAAGACGCTAGGAAGTGGAGAGCAGAGAAAGCTCAGGATCAGGATATCAGGATCAGGGAAATCTTTAGTTGCTGAGAAAATATGCCTTTCAGAGATGTTTCACTTGGGGGGCCACAGGATGCCACGCACCCCTCAGCACTGAAAGCCGCTTTAGCGGAGTTCATTTCTACTCTCATCTTTGTTTTTGCAGGGGAGGGCTCTGGCATGGCCTTCGGTACTGTGCTTAACCAATTTTCTCTGGTGCTTCTTAAATCGTGGCTTAAATTATTTTCTCTGGTGTTTAGTGATTCCTAAATCGTGGCTTAACTATTTTTCTACGGTGTTTATTGCATCCTAAATCGTTGCTTAACTCGCGTGTCTGTGCATGCACAGCTAAGCTAACGAACGACGCATCGACAACACCTGCGGGGCTCGTGGCCGTTGCTCTTGCGCACGCATTCGGGCTTTTCGTTGCCGTTGCAGTGGGCGCTAACATTTCCGGAGGCCACGTCAACCCGGCGGTTACGTTCGGCGCCTTCGTTGGCGGTCATATCTCTCTTCTTAAGGGAATTCTCTACTGGATTGCGCAACTGCTGGGTGCCACCGTGGCATGCGGGCTGTTGAAGTTTACAACAGGCGGTTTGGTAAATGTCCAGCTCACTCATGCTTATCTTTGTGATTTCTTTGGAAACTTCTAGCGTTTTTGCTGACGGGGAGCTTTGTGCAGACCACGTCGGCATTCTCGCTGTCGTCTGGCGTAGGGACGTGGAACGCCGTGGTGTTTGAGATTGTGATGACGTTTGGGCTTGTGTACACCGTGTATGCCACGGCGGTCGACCCGAAGAAGGGGAACATTGGGATTCTTGCCCCCATCTGTATTGGTTTCATCGTGGGCGCTAACATTTTGGCCGGAGGGGCTTTCGATGGGGCTTCCATGAATCCTGCTCGAGCATTTGGGCCTGCGCTGGTGAGCTGGTCGTGGGCAGGACACTGGATTTACTGGGTCGGGCCCCTAATTGGGGGTGGTCTTGCTGGTATTGTCTATGAACTGTTCTTTTTAGAGGAGCCAACTCATCAGCCTCTCGCTTCTCAGGAATACTGATGATGATGACGCAGAAAGCTGCAAACTTTTGCCAATAAAGTGGGTTTTGTGTGCCATATTATTAGTCATCTGGGAAAGAATGCCGAGAGTCTGTTGGCGGTGCACAGATTCAAAGTTTGTTGTGATTGTGTAGATTGCGTAGAGAGTCTTGGTCATTGGACTTTTGTGAAGATTGTATTAATTTGGAGTTAAAGTTAGAAATTTAATGGGTAAATGATTCTGTCGCTTTGTGACTTAATTTCTCGTACATCTAATCCGATATTATTCTCGGTGAAAGCAATTTTCTAGTAGGTGCTGGTTCAGTCCTGAGATTTGACAGGCATTATTGCCAAATTTTACTACTAGATATTCCACTTTTTCATCGGTAAAGCTTATCACTTTAGTTCAGAAAGGGTAAAAAGGACGGAGACGGAGAGACTAAATTAACATGCTTATCCCTATTCTCCAGACCGACTCTGTCCTTGTGATCGACACGTATTTAATAAAGATAAAACTTAATGATGAAATTTATAGTTTAACGAGAATAAATATTCCATGATTATAATTGATAATGAATTTTACTATTTCATTTGGAACGTTGTAAAATCTTCTCTTTTCGACTTTAAGATATAAATTCAATAATTAATTACACCCATTATTAGTTAGTACtagaaatgatttatttatttataataaaccCACTTCATTTGAAGTTGTTACATTTCTTATTGTGGGCGTTTCTTTTATTCAAAGTTAATAGAAATATTTTCGCAAATATTTCTTCGCTTTTGCCAATCAGAGGGAAATTTCTTAGGCCAAATTGAGTGACATTGGGATTGTAAGAGTAAATTACATGTTTTCGAATTTCAAATAGAATAATTAAGTTTTTGTCTATCATGGATTAAAGAGTTGGAGGGAATACTTTCAAATAAATATATATGATATATAAGTAAAATATTAATTATGAGTAGGAGAAATAACTTTAGAGACAGAGAAGATATTGCATATTAATGATAATATAAGATtatatataggggaaaggacccagtagttgagcatgtacaaattgttgtgagggttgttgatactttttgttccaaaaattgaacaaataaaacctattgtttgaaacaaaaaatatcaatttttgttacgaaatgtaccaacagttgttaggaaatgtaccaatagttgttaagaaatgtactaatattgtaaaaagtaaccaatcaggtggatgccatgtcagctgcacaactattggggtctcttttgcacgcctattggtctcttttttttggggctgttttggacaccttggcaaaaagcatgctgatgtggcatcatatttgatgacgtggccctgaaaccttagttattagcaggggacttgccaagtaagctgctgtaaaaaaatcggagtgatttgaaatttccaagtaggattttgagaagcgcgaagttagggtgcacgactactgggtcctttcccctaaataTGTTTGAAATAAAGTATAAGGTCAATTAtaagtagaagaaataataaataataattttagaGACAAATGAGATGttgcaaaataataatattatttaaattttattatgtaGGGTCATGCTATCTCTTAAGTTATCTCTCAACGCAAAGTCACTCAGGGAAGGAGCCTAAACTGAAAGAGGAGCCTAAACTAAAAGAGGGTTCTTCTTCCCCAAACCTGAAACCTATGGACACATAAAtttgaagttggtttcatggagaGGCTTCTTAATCTGGTGAAATCCTCGGATAGCCAACCCCCTTCAACGAAATGCATTGCTTCTCAGGGTCAAGCTGAATCTAGTAAATAGTAACCACTCTACCATTGTTTCAACTAGAGGATGGGTAGATCCCCCCTTACCTCTACCAAACCAACAACAGAAGACAAAAGGGTCTCTAGTGTGGCCACAGAGGATCATCCTCAGATCCCCTCTACTGAAGTGCATATTCTAGAGGTTTTACTATGGTCTCCACTGATGCTTACGGTGGATAAGCATTTGTGTGCCCATGACACCTCAGAGCGAATAATGTCTATTGGGGAATCCTCATGTTTAAAGATGAGTGGAAGCCAGATGATGAAGACAAGCAATGTGAAGTGTCCGAGTTCGGAGCCCCCTGATTGTATGGCTAACTGTATTGGGGAACCTTCAGGCAGAGACGAAGAAGAGTGGAAATACCCAAAGGCAAAAGACTAGGGGAAAAAGGATTGATGTTGGATCTGAAACCAAGACAAGGAGACCAAAACAAAGAGTTGCTAGATATAAGGAGATGGCAAGAGAAATTGCTAACAAAAGACAGGACTTTGGATTCCAATACCAAAGTCAAAAAATGAAGTTCCTTTCATGGAATATGCGAGGGCTAATAAACAACTCGTAAAAAGAATTTTAACTAAGAGACCATATCTTAGAGATTAAAATGGATATCCTTCTCCTCGAAGAGGTGAAGATGACAATCTATGTTTGCTATGGTGGCTGATAAAATTTGGCCTGGAGCTTCCTTTTTCATTAGTGATGCGAATGGTGCCTCAAGGGGCGTGGTTACTATGTGGGACCCCCAGAAACTCAATGGTGATCTAATTTTATGATCCGCAAGCTACCTCATTCTCTTTCACTTCCAAATCTTGTAGATGGAACCTGTGTAATATCTACACATCGAATACCAGAGCTAGAAGAAAATCACTCTAGGATGAGATCTTAAGGCTTATCCTAAATGACATGTCCTCTAGGTGGATGGTTGTTGGAGATTTCAACACCCCCCTACTCCCTTCTAAGAAAACTGGAGGTTCTCTAGATCTATTTGATAGTATGATGGACCTATTGGACTTCATCAACAAAGGTGGCCACATGGACTTTGATCTATCTGGCAACCCATTTACTTGGTCCAACAACAGGAAGTGGGACAACCTTATCCAAGTCAGTCTGGACAGATTCTTGGTCTCTACCAATTGAGACATTGGTATGTCGACATCCTTAAAGTGTCTCCCATGCACTGTTTCCGACCACAATCCAATCCTTCTATTTTGGACTAATCATCAACACATGAGACATATTCCCTTCCGTTATGAGATTATGTGGCATACTCATCTCAGATTTAGAGACTGCATCAGAGATTGGTGGCATACCCCCATACAAGGTACTGCCATGTTTTAGGTTTCTCAGTAGGTGGATATTATTAGGAGAAATGTGAAGGGTTGGAATCAAATGacctttggggatatcttcaaaaagaaaaaggaaattatGAATAGAGTTGAATCTCTTCACCATATCGAAGGACTCCTCCCCTTCCTTCCTTTCTGAGGAGGAACTTTGGAGAAATAAATGGAAAGAGATCCAAGTTAAGGAGGAAATATACTGGAAACAAAAGTCAAGATTCTAGTGGCCGAAAGAGGGAGACAAGAATTCAACTTTTTTCCTTAAATCTGTGTGAAATCTGCATGCAGACATAAAAAAAGGAACACCATTAGTAAACTCCTTGATGAAAGTAATAAATAGATTACAGAGGAGACTGTGATTGGTGAGATTGTTGTTGACCACTTTAAGAATGCCTTCAGAGAGGACCGGGGAAGGGGAGCCCCCTCCCTTGAAAATCAACTGTTAAACTGCATCCCACTAAGCATTACTCCAGATGACAATGGTCAAATCCTAGCACCGATCTTAGAGGAAGAAGTTCATGATGCATTTCAATGGGAGTTTATAAAGCACCTAGACCTGATGGCTTCCCTCCAGCGTTTTTCCAGGAATTTTGGGATATAATTGCTGATGACATTATTAGAGCAGCCAAGGACTTCTTCCATACAGGTAAACTCTTAAAGAAACTTAACAATACTTATATTTCTCTCATTCCTAAAGTGGCAGATCCACaaacttgtagtgtcataaaattgcgacccttgcaattttcgaccacatttgggtctttgcattagcggaCGAATCCCTAAGTCTGATCGAATACCCGTAAAATTCTTATGtcatcaaaaacttgcattttccatcataCTGCATTGCCTTTTGCTGCTACCTGTCCTAAATCGGGgctggacaggggcgtggcacccctgtccccctaggacaggCAGGACAGGGGCCCTGTACtctcaggacaggggcgtggcacccttttcctagccctattttgggccccccttgcattgggcttgtcaattgtgaagCGAGAAAAGTCTCTCTCTGTCGGCTTAAGATGGGAAAttacctaaacacccctaattggcaagtatataaggaccacttcccctcctatttggaTAGGTTGTTAATAAGTGATAATAGGGTGAACAAGAGAGAGGTCTCCATTATcgttatcaagcattcaagcattgagcatttcaagtctcttttcaaggctaggtgttgcattcaagacaaggattcaaccattgaagaggagatttctatcaacattcaagacatcttaTTTCACATATACATTCAAGCAAATTCATTTACAAAGGTACCaacctttcaattacatcccctctttgaagtggatttactttagacatttcctttcatttacttacaacatttttcaaccacttggttaattccaaaatgaggtttgacctaaaggcaagcccccaatcccaacaacatttccttctCTTtccgtgtgtaggttgcaggtgcgtggtTGTAATTGCATGTTTAGGTTTCATtttcagagacagaaaaaccctttccAAGgcatggattttttgaaggaccgtgtgcaatttacacacggtccctacaacttttgcttAGATTTGTAGGGGAAGCTTCgtctcgacattctactgctaattttaggtgcatagcttcatccccaCATCTCTATCtctagatataatcatttctttgtcatttcgacacttagtctcaattttcttaattcaactagtctattacaaaagagggttaatttactttcctaataccttccaaatttactgcaattcacttagtattcaatctcttaccattggggattggatctagtgaattcaacccctcttttgaatgtaatgtgtgaaaaattgaagggaatcctatgtgaaactttcatccctcttttgaggggagtaaagtgTTGGCATTTGATAATTTGTACTAAACCTGTAATGTGTGTTTACTTGATGCAACCGATATATGTctattgtgcatagagattagatatATGAATGATGATTATtctgtgtgttgtcattgatggcaactatgtttctttaagtcatctaattCCTTTAGTTCATCTGGCTAgacttaaccggtaaagcagaaacagTTTTTATCacaaccggtaattaggacttcaactggtaaatgaAAGGCAGTGTTACATTCTGATAACcagtacatgaaaatcatgaagattgagatgatgtggttttgcaacaacattgaagactagcAGATGAAGATATGTTTGTGATCGCATGTGCTGAATTGATCAGGTGAACAAGATTTGTTTGATAGAACAAATTAATGGAtggagacttaaccggtagtgatgaaa encodes:
- the LOC131030770 gene encoding aquaporin TIP1-2 translates to MPFRDVSLGGPQDATHPSALKAALAEFISTLIFVFAGEGSGMAFAKLTNDASTTPAGLVAVALAHAFGLFVAVAVGANISGGHVNPAVTFGAFVGGHISLLKGILYWIAQLLGATVACGLLKFTTGGLTTSAFSLSSGVGTWNAVVFEIVMTFGLVYTVYATAVDPKKGNIGILAPICIGFIVGANILAGGAFDGASMNPARAFGPALVSWSWAGHWIYWVGPLIGGGLAGIVYELFFLEEPTHQPLASQEY